DNA sequence from the Entomomonas asaccharolytica genome:
GAGTTTGTTAATGCTGCCTTAGAACTTTATCTTGAGCAATCAGGTAGTATGGCGAATGCAGCAGCAAGATTACAACAAAATTCACCAAATTTTGATAAAGAAATTGCCGTCACTAAAACAATTCCTGCTTCAGCTAATCCCGTATTAGTTAAATGCAGTAGTGATGAAATGTTTGAAGAAATAAAAGCGAGCTATAAAGATAAGGCTTTGTTTATTCGGGCTGAAGATAGAAATGCAGCTATTAAGGTTTTGGAAACTACGATTGTTAAAGTAGTTATTTATTTCTTTGAACGAACTAATATTCTTGAAGATCATGAAACAATATTTTTAAGTCAGGTAAAACGAGAACTTCCCCACTTATCTATTATTGCAATATTGAATAAGGATAAAACAAGTTATCAAGAAATTATAAGTTTATTAAGGGAACAAATTATATATAGTTATTTTCCTTTTAATACACGCGCAGAAAAAATCTGTCAGCAACTATTGCCAGCTATAGAGAAAGCTTCTAGGTTATATGAAGGGCCTATCTATCTAAAATGGCCACCTCCTGAGCGGGTAGAAGAAGTTGAAGAAGATGAAGGCGCTTTGACGGATAAATTAACTGAGATATCATCTAAAGTTAAAGATGGCGTGTTATCAGGCATTCGTTCAGTAAAAGGCCTTTTTAGCAAAAAGGATTAATAACGAAGGTGCAGGACATCAATAGTTGGTGGATTAAAGAGCCGTAATGGTAAATTATTTTCACCAACGCCTGCTGTTACAAAGACAGGAGTGCCTGTAATACTTGCATCATAGTATCCACATACTAAACCATAGCGTGTTTTTACTATAAGTTTGTTGCTAAGAGGTATACGCACTTGTCCACAATGGGTGTGTCCTGCTAGTAGTAATGGGACATTGTAAGCAGACAATTTATCACTACTGTCTGGATTATGGGCGATCACTAGAGTAGGTTTATTTTTTGCTGCTTTTTTAAGAAAGTCAGTATCATCAAAAGATTCAACCCGATCTTTTAAACCTGCCAATTGGTAACTGTTCAAATCAATAATTTTATCTTCAATGATTTTAACATTATAGTTTTCTAAAACTTTGGGAAGATTTCTATTAATATATCGATAATCGTGGTTACCACGTACCGCATAAACGGGTTTATTTATTTTTGCTAAGGGTGCAAAGTGAGTGTTGTAGTATTTTTCATCACTTTTATATAAAAAGTCTCCTGCTATCACCACGTAATCAGCGGGAATGTTATTAATTTTATCAATGATACGTTGTAAATAGTGTTGATCTTTATAATAGCCTAAGTGCAGATCAGCGATTAAGATAACATCAGCATTAAAGCCTAATTTTGCAATAGTCGTTTCTTTTACAAGAATAATTTGTGGTTCAATATAATGAGCCCAAAAGAATGCTAGACTTAGTATAAGTATTAGAAAACTAGATTTTTTATAACGACGCTTTTTTATTAAATAAATGCAAAGGATAATAACTGGAAAACAAAGCCAGCCAAAATAAACTGCTAGAAATTCTAAAAAAGTAACACTAAGCGAAATCATACTAAAATTTTGGCAATAAAAAAGGCAGCTAGAAACTAGCTGCCTAGATTAACATAAGTGGCGTCCCCTAGGGGACTCGAACCCCTGTTACCGCCGTGAAAGGGCGATGTCCTAACCACTAGACGAAGGGGACAAAACCTTCTAACAAACTAACTTGTATAAGTCGATGAAGTTAAGCAAAATTGAATCTTTAAACCTTTGCTTTAACAAAATAGGCGCACATTCTAATATTTTGTAAACGTATTTGCAAGGCTTTCAGATATTTTTTAAGAGCTAACTATTTATATAATAATAGATATAACATTATAAAATATTATATTTATTTAAGGGGCTTATAATAAATATTTTTGTTTAAATAATCTTCTTGATAAGTAAATAATTTTATTTTTCAATGTCTTATTATTTTTTTATAAGGATTGGCACAACTTCTGCAATATAGATTGTGTAAATAAATTTGGCGAATAATGATGAAATTACATAGCTAACTGCTAGATTGTGGGTTCAAGACCCCATCTCCTTTACCAATGTGGGAGTAGCTCAAAAGGTAGAGCAAGCACAGTAAATATCTCATTATTTCTTGTCGCGAATTTATTTAATTGGTTTGTGATTTTGTTAAGATCCTAAACCAATTAGCAGTTTTGTAGTGAGTGCTTGATGGAATTACACTTGTAATGTCGTTGTCGGGGGTTCGAATCCCTTTCTTTTGCGAACAAAAGGTAGCTCAGTTGGTAGAGCACGAATATTTCATCGCCCCTAGTCACTGCACCCTATAACCTTGGCAAATATTAAGTGGTTTGTAACGTATTAATTAGTAGGAAATAAAGATGGAAAAGAAAACATATAATTTATTAGAAGTTGCCAATGGGAAGCCGATTAAAATGTGGACACAAGGTGTACCTGTGGAAGATGATGCGCGTCAACAACTAATGGATACTGCCAAAATGCCCTTTATTTTTAAACATCTTGCAGTTATGCCAGATGTGCATTTAGGGAAAGGTTCTACGATTGGTAGTGTTATTCCTACAGTTGGCGCTATTATTCCAGCTGCAGTGGGTGTTGATATAGGTTGTGGAATGATTGCTGCACGTACTTCATTGATGGCCAGTGATTTACCAGATAATTTATTGGGGATTAGAACAGCCATTGAAAAGGCTGTACCACATGGAAGAACAACTGGAGGTAATGATAGAGGCGCTTGGTCTAATGCTCCAATTGAAGTGGATAACTCATGGCAGTTTTTAGCTGGTCGATTTAAAGTAATTACAGATAAATACCCTAAACTAGCGGATACTAATAATCGTCTACATTTAGGTACTTTAGGAACAGGTAATCATTTTATTGAAGTCTGCTTAGATGAAGCCGAACATGTATGGTTTATGTTACATAGTGGTTCACGTGGTGTAGGAAACGCTATTGGTAGATTGTTTATTGAATTAGCGCAAGAAGATATGAGAGAACACCTTGCTAATTTGCCCAATAAAGATTTGGCTTATTTAAAAGAAGGAACTAAACATTATGATGATTATGTTGAAGCAGTAAGCTGGGCTCAAGATTTTGCACGCTTAAATCGTGAGTTAATGATGCTAAATGTTATTAAAGCAGTTAGAACGATCATTACTAAACCATTTGAGACACATTTAGAAGCGGTGAACTGTCATCATAATTATGTGCAAAAAGAGCAACACTTTGGGCTAGAGGTATTAGTTACTCGTAAAGGTGCAGTATCTGCTCATAAAGGGCAATTAGGAATTATTCCTGGGTCTATGGGAGCAAAAAGTTATATTGTTCGGGGTTTAGGCAATGAGGAAGCGTTTTGTTCTTGTAGTCATGGCGCAGGACGTACGATGAGCCGAACTAAGGCTAAGAAAATGTTTACAGTCGCTGATCAAATTAAGGCAACTGCCCATGTAGAATGCCGAAAAGATGAAGATGTGATTGATGAAATTCCTATGGCTTATAAAGATATTGATGCTGTGATGGAAGCTCAAAGTGAACTTGTAGAAGTATTGCATACTTTAAAACAAGTCGTTTGTGTTAAAGGATAACTAAACGAGCTTCTAAAATTTGCGCTGTACCTTTAAAGTGGGTTTTATAACCAACTTTTGGGGTACAGTGCAAAAACTAAGGGGATTTCGTTAAATATTACTTATTTAAAATTCTAACGATTTCACGGTTGAAATCAGGTAAATCATCAGGGGTACGACTAGTAACAATAGTATCGTTATCAATTACTACTGATTCATCATGAAAATCAGCCCCAGCATTTTTTAAATCAATCACCACAGGTTTTACTGTGGTCATTTTTTTACCTTTAACAATGCCTGCATTAATCATTAATTGGGGACCATGACAAATTGCAAAAATAGGCTTGTTAGTGCTAGCAAAATCTTTGGTGAAGTTTACAAAGCGATCATCGCCACGTAATGAATCAGGTGAAAAACCACCAGGGATTAATAACGCATCAAACTCTTCTGGTTTAACCTCATCAATAGATTTATCAATGGTCACTTTAGTATCATGTTTACCTGTTACTGTGTTTCCTGCTTGTTTTT
Encoded proteins:
- a CDS encoding metallophosphoesterase — translated: MISLSVTFLEFLAVYFGWLCFPVIILCIYLIKKRRYKKSSFLILILSLAFFWAHYIEPQIILVKETTIAKLGFNADVILIADLHLGYYKDQHYLQRIIDKINNIPADYVVIAGDFLYKSDEKYYNTHFAPLAKINKPVYAVRGNHDYRYINRNLPKVLENYNVKIIEDKIIDLNSYQLAGLKDRVESFDDTDFLKKAAKNKPTLVIAHNPDSSDKLSAYNVPLLLAGHTHCGQVRIPLSNKLIVKTRYGLVCGYYDASITGTPVFVTAGVGENNLPLRLFNPPTIDVLHLRY
- a CDS encoding response regulator, translated to MNQSEQESSQVFDFHKRKKQPEEVGKDNSNLDANLQEILAKVESSQKLKIVIFDVDVKAMSALSSILKPQYDVYCVTNPKDAFKIISTKKIALVISDQALPNIDISGVDFLLKVKKMAPNTSRILLAGSLDFGKAKLSLEKGDVFKLIKKPFEDSRLIEFVNAALELYLEQSGSMANAAARLQQNSPNFDKEIAVTKTIPASANPVLVKCSSDEMFEEIKASYKDKALFIRAEDRNAAIKVLETTIVKVVIYFFERTNILEDHETIFLSQVKRELPHLSIIAILNKDKTSYQEIISLLREQIIYSYFPFNTRAEKICQQLLPAIEKASRLYEGPIYLKWPPPERVEEVEEDEGALTDKLTEISSKVKDGVLSGIRSVKGLFSKKD
- a CDS encoding type 1 glutamine amidotransferase domain-containing protein; this encodes MSKQVAVLITNEFEDSEFTSPAEAIRAAGHKIITIEKQAGNTVTGKHDTKVTIDKSIDEVKPEEFDALLIPGGFSPDSLRGDDRFVNFTKDFASTNKPIFAICHGPQLMINAGIVKGKKMTTVKPVVIDLKNAGADFHDESVVIDNDTIVTSRTPDDLPDFNREIVRILNK
- a CDS encoding RtcB family protein; the protein is MEKKTYNLLEVANGKPIKMWTQGVPVEDDARQQLMDTAKMPFIFKHLAVMPDVHLGKGSTIGSVIPTVGAIIPAAVGVDIGCGMIAARTSLMASDLPDNLLGIRTAIEKAVPHGRTTGGNDRGAWSNAPIEVDNSWQFLAGRFKVITDKYPKLADTNNRLHLGTLGTGNHFIEVCLDEAEHVWFMLHSGSRGVGNAIGRLFIELAQEDMREHLANLPNKDLAYLKEGTKHYDDYVEAVSWAQDFARLNRELMMLNVIKAVRTIITKPFETHLEAVNCHHNYVQKEQHFGLEVLVTRKGAVSAHKGQLGIIPGSMGAKSYIVRGLGNEEAFCSCSHGAGRTMSRTKAKKMFTVADQIKATAHVECRKDEDVIDEIPMAYKDIDAVMEAQSELVEVLHTLKQVVCVKG